The following nucleotide sequence is from Nitrospirae bacterium YQR-1.
GAGAAGCGGAGGCCGCCAGTTCTGGCATGTTTACGGAATTCTTAAAGACACAAGTCCTGACGCTTTTTTGCCGACACACGGCTACGCTGCTGTTATCTGCTCAGTGGTTACAGTGTTGTTTTATGGCTTGATAGGGCTGCTGTTTTGGAGCATTATGAAACTTGAAAAGATGGCGGAGAAAGGGAGGGCTCAAACATGAAAGGCGGTGTGCTGAAGTTATTGATAGCAGTGGTAGGCCTCAATGTGTTTTTTGCCTATATAGGTTTATATTTTTTACCCCAGTCTGAGTCACGTCCTCCTAAGGAGTCAAAGATAGAGAAGGGTATCTCCCAGGAAGACCTGATAGCAGTGGGAGAACAGATAGTTTTTGGTAAAGGACAGTGCATGGTCTGCCATCCGGTAAAAACAGAGGTTGGAATGCGTGCCCCTGCAATATCCACAATAGGTGCTGAAATGGACAAGAGCGCCAAAGAAAGAAATATGAAATTTGACTCTTATGTGTTTGAGGCATTGGTTAACCCGGCTGAATATATTCAGAAGGGATTTGAAAACATGATGCCGTCAATCCATAAGCCTCCTACCTCGCTGACTGAGGGCGAGTTGATTGCAGTGTCTGCATATTTACAGAGCAAGGGAGCCAAGGTTGACCTGTCCTATCCTGAATCGGTCCCTGTGCTGCAAGCAGAAATTGACAAAGAAGCCAAAAAAGGAGGTAAATAATAGGAATGCTGAAAATTTATCCTATAATTGCTGCCATTGGGCTTTTAATAACGGTGGTTTCTGTTTTTAAGAAATCTCCATTTTTTAATTTCCTTGGTTTGCTTACACTTATCTATGGCCTCTTGAAAAGCGCAGGGCTTTTTATGCCGCCTTTTCCGGGACAGGTTATAACAATGTACATGGCAATGTCGGTGTTTTCACTGTTTATTTATTTCTCGATTCAAGAAAAGACCTTTGAGGCTTTTCTTGAGCCGATGAGGGCTGTTTTGGCCGATGACAATAAATTAATTCTGAGAATACTGATTGTGTTTATCGCTATCCCTGTATTTGCCGGGTATATCACTTATGAAAAGGTGAAACCCAACTATGAGCCTCCCGTATCTGCAAGGATAGTGCACCCGGAGCCGGTCTCCTCGATAGAGTTCAGGGGAAAACCCATTACCATTATCGGGCTTGAAAATCCGCTGAGAAAGGATACGGCCAATTTTGAAAAGAATTTTGAGGCAGGCAAGAAAATCTATTATCAGAACTGTTTTTATTGCCACGGTGACGATCTTGACGGCAGAGGACACCTTTCGCAGGGCTATAACCCGGTACCGCTTCCTTTCAGAGGGACTGACACTATAGCGCAGTTGCCTGAGTCCTTTGTGTTTTGGCGTGTAGCTAAGGGCTGGAGAGGATTACCTTCCGGCAGCGGCCCGTGGAATTCCTCGATGCCTTCTTTTGAGGATTTCCTTACGGAAGATGAAATCTGGCAGGTTATAATATTCATTTATGAAGCCACGGGCAATAAGCCGAGAAGTTAACTAACACAGAGGAGTTGAAAAATGAAGAGAATTCTTTTAACGATACTACTGACTGTGGTTTTATGCTCGGCGTGGTATTCACCTGCAGGGGCTGATGACAGTCAGGGCAAGAAACTTTATAATGGATGGTGCGCGCAGTGCCACGGTTATGATGGGGATGCAAAATCTTACACTGATAAATTTTCAGTGCCAAAGCCCAGAGATTTTACAATGGGTACTTATAAATTCAGATCAACTCCATCCGGGGATCCTCCGACTGATGCAGATATCACAAAAGTTGTAAGAGACGGCAACCCTGGTACTTCTATGCCGCCATGGGACAGATTTACAGACGATGAGGTAAAAGCCATTGTTGCTCACGTTAAGACATTTGCCCCTGATGCTTTTAAGGATGCCGGTAAGCCTATAACTATAGGGACACCTCCTAAGGCCAGCGCTGATTTGATAGCAAAGGGCAAAGAGCTGTTTAACAAAGCAAAGTGTGTTGAGTGCCACGGCACGGCAGGGCGCGGCAATGGAGAGAAGGGCTGGCAGGATAATTTCAAAAACGATTGGGGCGATTCGATAATGCCTGCCGACTACACCCATCCGTGGGAATTAAGAAACGGTTCAGCGGTGGAGGACATTTACAGAACAATATCGGTAGGACTAAGCGGCACGCCTATGACCTCCTATATGGATTCTCTTAAGGATGAGGACAGGTGGGCATTGGCCGTGTTTATAAAGTCTTTACAACAACAGAGAAAGCTGGGCGTGGCGTTAAAGGTCAAAAAAGCCGCCTCGATACCGGCAAAAGCAGATGACCCGGCATGGGACAGTGTTGAGTTTATGGACTTGCCGATGGGTGGGCAGCTTATGTTTGAGCCACGTGATTTTACTCCTCTTATCACAAATGTTCGCGTAAGAGGGCTCTATACTGACAAGGAGCTTGCCTTTATGGTGGAGTGGAGCGATAAAAAACCCAACAATGGCTCAGATGGTAAACCTGCTGATTCTATTTGGATACAGTTTCCGGTAAAGGTTACAGAGGCTGTGGAAAAACCCTATTTCTTTATGGGAGACAAAAAACATCCGGTGTTTTTATGGAACTGGAAAGCTTCCGCAGCTGGCGACGTTGTTGAGCAGATTGCTAAGGGAAATGAAAATGTTGAGGATTTACCAAAAAAGGATGTTACAGTTATTACAAGTTACAACGACGGCCTCTATAGGGTGGTCTATAAGAGAGCGTTGAAAACAGGTGGTAAAGATGACTTTGAGGTTATCCCCGGCAAGTTTGTACCGTTTTCTATAGCGGCCTTTGACGGCCAAAATGGGGAGAGCGGTATTAAGGGTGCAGTTTCAGCATGGTATTACCTTATGCTTGAACCTTCAACTCCTTTAAAGGTATATGTGCTTCCGCCGCTTGTTGCGCTTTTTGTTCTTGTTGGCGGTGTTTCGCTTAGCAGGAGTTTAAAGTCTAAAAAATAATGGCAGGCTTAAGGGGTATCAGTCATTGGGCTTTAGCCTTGTTATTTTTAGTTATAGTTGGTTGCTCTAAAGGGGAGGATACAAAGTATCCTCCCCTTTCATTGGACAGAAGCAGTGTGTGCAGTGTGTGCGGCATGATACTTCTGGATTTCCCCGGCCCCAAGGCACAAATGATTTATACAAATAACCGCAATGATTTCTTTTGCGGCACGTTGGATTTATTTACATTTTATCTACAGCCGGACAGCCCCAAAAATATAGCTGCAATCTATGTTAATGACATGGGCAAAGAGGACTGGAATAAGCCCACAGGGCACTGGATTGATGCAAGGAGCGCTTTACTGGTATATGGGGGAGAGGTAAGGGGCGCTATGGGAGACGTGCTGGTGCCATTTTCTGTAGAATCACAGGCAAATGATTACATAAAGAAATACCGCGGTAAATTAGTTGGTTTTAATGACGTCAATATGGATATGTTACGCCCTTTTATGTCAGGGCATCATAAGAAATAGTACAAGTGCCCTCAGGCCGGTTGGTACAGCATTTTGGAGCTTGCCACCTCGTTCCTCTTTTGACTGCAACCCTGTAAGAGTTTTCATTTGAGAAAATAAAAAAAGTGACTTTGTTTAAATAAATATGCTATTATCAAAAGCAAATATGACAGCGACTCTGTAGCATCACGGATGCAGTAAAAAAAAGCACAGTATTTTTGAAAAATGTTAAACGTCATCCGTTAGGATTTTACAGCGGCAACTACAAGGGTTGATAACTTTCTTAAATGCAGTCGGGCAATGGCCCTGTGCAACGGAGCTGTGTGAACCCCGTCAGGTCCGGAAGGGAGCAGCGGTAAGCGCTTGCTGCGTGTGCCACAGTAAGTCTTTGCCCGGTTGCATTGAGGAAAGATTGTTCACCTCATAATCTCTGTTGACGGAGCGTGTTTTTTTGGCTTATATAGTTTTAGCAAGGAAATGGAGACCCCAATCGTTTGATGACTTAACAGGTCAGGAAACTGTAGCTAAGATACTCAGAAATGCACTGGCCGAAAAAAGGGTTGCTCATGCTTACCTCTTTTCCGGTCCAAGAGGTGTGGGGAAAACCACAACAGCGAGGATTTTTGCTAAAGCCCTCAACTGTGAACGTGGCCCTACCCCTGAGCCGTGCCTTAAATGCCCACAGTGCCTCTCTGTTGCAGGGGGCTCATTTCTCGATGTTATCGAAATAGACGGTGCTTCCAACACCGGTGTTGATGACGCCCGGGATATCAGGGAAAAAGTAAAATACACTCCCTCATCCGGCAAATACAAGGTTTACATAATTGATGAGGTGCATATGCTTTCGGTACAGGCTTTTAATGCACTTCTTAAAACTCTTGAGGAACCTCCCCCTCATGCCGTCTTTATTATGGCAACCACATCTCCGCAAAAGGTCATACCCACTGTGCTGTCCCGTTGTCAGCATTTACAGTTCAAACGAATACCGTCTGAGAAAATCATAGAGAGAATTACACATATTACTACAACAGAAGGCTTCAGCATTACAGCAGAGGCGGCAAATTTATTGGCAAAGGCCGCTGACGGCAGCATGAGAGATGCACTGACGCTGCTTGACCAGATTGTTTCCATCTCCCCGGAAATTACACAATCCAGCGTGAACACTCTCCTTGGGCTCGTTAACATTAATGTTGTAAAAGATGTTTTTGAAAGTCTGTTTACAGGAGATAGAAAGGCAATCCTTCAGTGGGTTGATTATCTCTATGAAAATGGCTACGATTTAAAGATATTTCTCAGAAATCTTATTGATTACACAAGGGATGTGCTGGTCTCACTTTATGTAAATCCTCAGGATAACCCACACCGTAAGCTGTGTTCTGAGGAGCTGGTGGTTGTGCTTCTTAGTGAGCTTGTTAAGGCGGATGGATTATTAAAAACAGCATTTTCAACGCGCATAGTGCTTGAGATGTTTTTAATAAAGGCGAGTTTTTTGTCCGATCTCAAGCCCATTGCCGGATTGATTGAAGAGTTTAAATCTATGAGTGCAAAAGGTGCAGACAACGCACCCCCTGCAGGGCAAACACAACCAGATACACTGAAAAGGGAAAAACTAAATCACGAAGATAAAAAAACAGTTGAAATTGAGAAGACTGAAAGTAAAGTACCACAGATGGAAGATATAGTTGAAAGTGTGGAAAATAAAACAGAAACTGCATCGGCGCTAAGCGTGGAGCCGGCAGGGGATATACCGGCAAAGCCTGAGACTGTGGTAAGTTTGTGGGAAAAATTGCTTGATGTTATAAGTGATGAAAACTCTCCTCTGTGGTCAAGACTAAAAGAAGCGGCGGCGGAGGTGACTGAAGACAAGGTTACGTTGTCCTACGGGGCCGGCCTGGATATACATAAGCAGCCAATTTTAAAACATGTCACTTATATAGAGGGGATTTTAGAGAAATTGTCCGGCAATAAATATAAGTTAATATTTAAGGAAGGCAAAAAAGTGGATAAACCGAAACCGGACTTAAAGCAGGCTGCACTTTCAGACCCCAGAGTAAAAGAGGCGATGGATCTTTTTGACGCTACCTTTGTAAAAGTGGAGCCGAGGGAAAAGGCTGGAAAATAGAATAAATAAACACACGGAGGAATGATGTCCAAAAAAATGCTTGGCAATATAATGAGAGAAGCGCAGAAGCTTCAAGAAAAGATGATGAAAATGCAGGAGGAGGCAAGCCAGAAAACGGCTGAGGCAAGTGCCGGCGGGGGCATGGTAACAGCAGTGGCAAGTGGTGCAGGAGCGATAGTATCTATAGCGATTGACAAAGAGGTGGTAAACCCCGATGATGTGGAAATGCTTCAGGACTTAGTCGTAGCGGCTTGTAATGAGGCATTAAAGAGGGCACACGATCTCGTGCAGGATGACCTTTCAAAGGTAACGGGAGGACTTCAGTTACCGGGGATGCCGGATATTTCCGGTTTGTTTGGCAAGTAACACACGGTATGTCACAGGGAATAATCGAAACACTTGTTAATGAGCTAACCAGACTGCCCTCAATAGGCAGAAAGACTGCGCAACGGCTGGCTTTTTTTATTCTATCTATGCCCGATGACGAGGCAAAATCAATAGCAGGAGCAATTTTAGCTGTTAAGGAAAGGGCACGCCTTTGTAGTGTTTGTTTTAATATCGCAGAGGGGTTGACGTGTGCGCTGTGTGCTGATACGTCAAGGGATAGTGATAAAATATGTGTAGTTGAGGAGCCCGGCAGTATTGCGGTTATAGAAAAAACAGGGTTTTTTAAGGGCCTCTATCATGTATTGCACGGCAACCTCTCGCCAATTGACGGTATAACCCCTGAGAAACTTAAATTAAACGCTCTCACAGAGAGGGTACGAACCGGTACGATTTCTGAGGTTATTCTTGCCACAAACCCAAACACAAAGGGTGAGATGACAGCCCAGTACATAGCCAATCTGCTCAGACCCTTTAATATATCCATAACGAGAATTGCGTACGGACTTCCCATGGGCGGCGACATAGAGTTTGCTGATGAGGTAACTATGGGAAAATCCTTTCAGGGAAGGACTAATCTCTGATCTTCCGTGGTATTTAGATTATTACCTGTGGTATGATAGTTAACTTTTCCTCTAACCCACGGAAACCTGTAGGTAGCAATATTAATCTGTTGATAAAAGAAACAAACCCCAACGCAAACGGATTCTGGAATAAATTTTGAATTGATAAAAACACTGGTAAATGTTAGAATAAATAACTTAAAATTTTATAAAGCAGGGAAGTGCCGATTATGCGAGTTGATGATATACGTTTAGGTTTAACTTTTGATGATGTACTCTTAGTGCCGCGCAAGTCCAGCGCATTGCCGTCTGAGGTAAACGTTGAGACCTGGCTTACAAAAGACATTAAAATGAACATACCGATAGTGAGTGCAGCAATGGATACCGTTACGGAGTCACGCCTTGCTATAGCAATAGCACGCGAGGGCGGCATTGGAATAATACATAAAGCAATGACCCCTGAAAATCAAGCATTAGAGGTTAATAAGGTAAAAAAATCGGAAAGCGGTATGATTGTTGACCCCGTAACAATATCTCCCGGCTCACTGGTTAAAGACGCACTGATTCTTATGGAAAAGTACCGTATATCCGGTGTTCCGGTTACGGAAAACAACAAATTGATAGGAATTCTCACTAACAGGGATTTGCGGTTTGAAACTGATACATCAAAGAAAGTCAGTCAGGTTATGACCGGCATTAATCTTGTTACCGCCAAAGAAGGAACTAATTTAGATGAGGCAAAGGAACTCCTGCACCAGCATAAGATAGAGAAGCTTCCCATTGTTGATAAAAACTTTAACCTTATGGGGTTAATAACCATAAAAGATATCGAAAAGAAAAAGAAGTATCCCAATGCCTGTAAAGATAAGTACGGCAGACTACGGGTGGGAGCGGCGGTGGGAATAGGCAAAGACGCTGTTGCAAGGGCTGAACTGCTGTGTGACAACGGTATAGATGTGGTTGTGATAGACACTGCACATGGGCACTCGGACGCTGTAATAAACACTTTGAAAGAGTTAAAAAAGAATTTTAAGATACCGGTACTGGCCGGCAATGTTGCAACAAAAGAGGCGGCACAGGAGCTTATAGAGGCAGGGGTGGATGGCATTAAGGTAGGAGTCGGCCCGGGCTCTATCTGCACAACACGGATAGTTGCAGGGGTCGGTGTGCCCCAGATAACAGCTATTATTGAGACCTGTGAGGTAGCGCATAAGCATGGGATACCGGTTATAGCAGACGGTGGGATTAAGTACTCAGGTGATGTAACCAAAGCACTGGCATCGGGGGCAAGCACGGTTATGATAGGGAATCTATTTGCAGGTACTGAGGAGTCACCGGGTGAGACTATCTTGTTTCAGGGCAGAAGTTATAAGGTTTACAGGGGGATGGGGTCACTCTCGGCCATGGCTGATGCTCAGAGCGCCAGGGACAGATATTTTCAGGGCGACATAGACGACGCAGGAAAGCTTGTTCCCGAGGGCGTGGAAGGAAGAGTGCCTTACAGAGGGCCGCTGTCGGAAACTGTTTATCAACTGGTCGGAGGCCTTCGTTCAGGCATGGGGTACTGCGGTTGCCGCACACTTGAGGAGTTGAGAGACAATGCACACTTTGTTCAGATTACAAATGCCGGCCTCAGGGAAAGCCATGTCCATGACGTTATAATAACCAAAGAATCACCCAATTATAGAACCGAATAATGTTTGAAGATAAAATCCTGATTTTGGATTTCGGTTCACAATACACACAGCTCATTGCGCGGCGCATACGAGAAAGACACGTTTATTCGGAGATATTTCCTTTTAATGCTCCATTTTATAAAGTAAAAAATTTTAATCCCAAAGGGATAATACTTTCCGGGGGGCCTGCAAGTGTGTTTGACAAAGACGCACATCTGATTGGCAAGGAAATCTTTTCACTTGGTGTGCCGGTTTTAGGCATATGTTACGGTATGCAGTTAATGGCACATCTGCTGGGCGGCGCCGTTGAGAAATCCGACAAAAAAGAATACGGCAAGACTGAGTTAACAGTTACCGACGACACGGACTTACTGTTTGGCCTGAGCAAAACCTCCACAGTGTGGATGAGCCACGGTGATATTGTCGTAAAGCCGCCCAACGGTTTTACAACGATGGGACAGACTCAAAATTCTTTATATGCTGCAATTGCTGACAGGTGCCGTAAATTCTACGCCCTTCAGTTTCACCCTGAGGTTGTACACACTGAGGAGGGCGGCACGATAATAAATAATTTTTTACATAACATATGCAACTGTGCCGCCACATGGGAGATGTCCTCATTTATAGAGTGGGCCACAGGGGAAATCAAAAGCACAGTCGGCGGTAACAAGGTAATTTGCGCTTTAAGCGGCGGTGTTGACTCATCCGTGGTTGCGCTTCTAATTCACAAAGCCATAGGGGAGCAACTGACCTGCATATTTGTTGACAACGGTCTTCTAAGAAAAGGTGAACGACAGAAGGTCGCAGATACTTTTCAAAAGCATTACCATATTAATCTGATAACGGTAGAGGCGTCTGATAGATTTTTGACCAAACTTGCCGGAGTAACCGAGCCGGAAAAGAAGAGAAAAATTATCGGCAATGAGTTCATCAAAGTGTTTGAGGAAGAGGCTAATAAGATAAAAGGTGTGGATTTTCTTGCACAGGGGACGCTCTATCCGGACGTTATAGAGAGCGTATCGTTTAAAGGGCCCTCTGCTACAATAAAGTCCCATCACAACGTGGGAGGACTCCCTGATGTGATGAAACTCAAGCTGGTTGAACCGCTTAGAGAGCTTTTTAAAGATGAGGTAAGGCTAATCGGGCTGGAGCTGGGGCTGCCTGAGGAGATATGCTATCGACAGCCTTTTCCAGGCCCCGGGCTTGCCATAAGGTGTATTGGTGAGATTACTGCAAACCGCCTGCATATTCTCAGAGAGGCGGATGCCATAGTGCTTGAGGAAGTAAAACGTGCCGGGCTTTATAAAGATACGTGGCAATCATTTGCCGTCCTTTTGCCGATAAAAACTGTGGGGGTTATGGGTGATGAGAGAACTTATGAGCATGTAATAGCCATAAGGGCGGTAAACAGTGTGGATGGGATGACGGCGGACTGGGCAAAGTTTCCTTACGATGTTTTATCCAACATATCCAACCGGATAATAAACGAGGTAAAGGGCGTAAACAGAGTCGTTTACGATATAACGAGTAAACCTCCGGGTACTATTGAGTGGGAGTAAGATTTTTCAGTTTATTGGATTCATGAAGGGATATTTATAAGGGGAAAGGGCTTCACCATTTCATCTTGATAATCCCGCAGGGTATAGCGGCACAGGGGCTGTCGGGGAGATTCATTAAAAAAAGGAGGGGCAACCCCCTCCTTTTTTGTGATATATATATTGTTAAATCTAAAATCCCAGAACGTTCTTATTGCCCCCCGGACCAGATGTGCTGTCGTCCTCGCAGATGTAACCAAGTACGTTACGTTTAGGGTTTGTTGTTCCCTGGAAACAGGACATTGTCATACTTTTGCAGTTAAGGTCTGAGCCGGTTGAGGCTAAAGAAAGTTTAGCGCCATAGGCAGTGACTGAGTTAACTGTACCACCGGTTTCAGTGGTAATGTCCTTACTTTCTGAACCAAATGTAACACTCTGGCTGCTAAAGGAGATCATTTTTGTGATGCCGGCTCCTAAGGTGGCAGTGAATGTGTTTGCTGTGCCTACAGGTTTGGTGCTTGAACTGGTTACAGCTACAGATACTGTAGCCTCAGCGGTGGCGGCATTGGATAAAAAACAATAAACAACATTACTGGGGTTGGTGTGAAGATACGGCATATAGTAATACACGTTAGAGGCGGCGCCGACGTGAGCAGGATTCATACCACTAATTCCTATAAACATTGAAACAGTCAGTGCAAGGGTTACTACCGCCAAAATTATCATTTTCTTAATCTTCATACTTGTCTCTCCTTTAATAATTTATTAAGTTTTAGAATTCTAATAAGTTTCTTAAGCCACCGGCTCCGGCTGTGCTGTCATCCTCACACAAGAATCCGGCAACATTTCTTTTAGGATTTGATGTTCCCTGAAAACATGTTAAGATTTCATTTTTGCAATTAACGTCTCCTCCCGTGCTTGAAACAACCCTAAGGTGGCCTGAAAAAGGCTCAGAGCTGCCAACATCGGTAGAGAACAAAACACTATCTTCAGATGAGCCGGTTAGCGGTACAAGGTACAAACCCTGGCCACTGAATCTAAACATTCTTGTTGTCCCTGCGGCTACAGTTGAAGCAAATGACTGTGTCCCCTGAGCAGGCTTTGTATTGTAACCGCTGGTCACCCCAAATGAAACTTTTACTTCAGCAGATGATGAATTTGACAGAAGACAATAGGTTACGTTGTTTGCATTGGAATGAAAATACGGTAAGTAAAATCTAACGCTTTTTGCAGTAGCCCCTACCACCGAATTATTAAAATTAGCCGTTACCATAGCCTTTGATGCAAAATTTACTGTACATTGATTTGAGCTTGCCGAGTTGCAGCCACTCCACGATGAAAAGACTGACTGCGATGAGGCTGTTGCCGTTAGTGTAATCTGTGCACCGGTTGTTTGCGAGGAAAGAATTCCCTTTGGGCCTTTCCATGTTATTGTGCCGGTATTGGCGGTTATTGTTCCGTCACCGAAACCGTTTTTAATTACATATAGGGCATCTGTTACTGTTGCCCCCGAAAAAGTTGCATAATAGTTCTTATCGCCGCCTCCTCTGAATCCTGGTCCGGGCAGTGGTGATTTTGCCTGCTCTGCTGCGCTGCGCTCATATCCGATCCTTTTTGCCGTGAAGTAGTTATACATTTCCGTCCCTGCCGGAGCAAAACTAAAAACCATTATGAGCAGTGTCAGAAAGGACAAAATGTACATAGGATTAAATATTGCTGTAGGCGCAGTAAAATTATCTTTTACATACTCCTCAATTGTGTTGACCATCCCTTATTTTCCTCCAAAACTGTTTGATTAAATGTTCACAATATACTACACTTTCGTCTTACCCCTTAATCACCTTAATCTTCCACCCCCCCTGAAAATAACCTTAATGCACCTATGCATGCTATTTCTTTACTTTCTCAAATTTTATCGTTATCACTTTACCGGGAGCAAAAACAGCTGCACAATCGCTTCCGGTAACTGTATTACAACCATTCCATGAGAAGATGACAGACTGAGATGATGCTGTCCCCATAATTGACAACTTTTGTCCTTGTTTTAACGCACCTATCTTTCCCACAGGGCCTTTCCATGATATAGTATTGCCCACAGCAGAAACCGTACCTCCGCCTGTGCCTTCTTTCACAATGTAAAGGACGTCAGGGGATGAAGCCGTAACAGCTGCAGCATGGAATTTCCCATCTCCGCCCGGAGGGCGAATTCCAAAGCCGGTCTCAGACTTCCGGTCTCTGAAATCAGGGGAAACTGAGTGCTCACTGACAACTAAGGCCTGCGGTGTGCTTAAAGAGCCCTTTAACATCTGAAAATCCGGAACAGCCCTGAATGTTGTAAGCACAATGCTCAGGAAAGACAGCACATATACAGGATTAAATATGGGATGTGCCGTAAAAAAACCTCCACCCATTATCTTTACATCTTCTCTCATTACCCCTCCATAACGATATCAGCACAATTCCACAGAAATTGTTTTAAAGTTAAAAAAACTTAAACTGATAAACCAATTGCAATAGCTAAAAAATCAGGAGACATTTTTACTAAACCTTATATCTATTCACCTGCAAGGGTCTGGAAAGTGTGATGGTGGAGCTCTTCCTCAGCCAGAATCTGCTCAAAAAGCAGCCTCGTAGTTGAGTCACCCTCATCATTAGCCTGTTTGATTATTTTTTTATAGAGTGCAATAGCATACTCCTCTTCCCTGATATTCTTCTGCAGCATTTCCTGCTCTGTGCCGGTAATATCCACAGGGTCAGGCGCGGTTACAGGCACGTCACCAAGGTAGGTAAGTCTCTCGGCGATTTTTTCTGCATGGAGCATCTCCTGCATAGCTATCACCCGAAACTCGGTACTTATAAATTTTGCCCTTTTACCTTTTATCATTATATGCTGAAACATGTACTGGATGCTTACCTGTAACTCCCTTGCTATTGCTGCATTTATTAGTTTTTTAAGTTCTGCACTTGCCACTTTTTCCCCCTTAGTAAAATAATAATAACAATAGAGAATAGTACAATAAGCGCTATCTCTTTGTCAACAAAACTGTGGAGCCGCCTCTGACTCTGCCAACCAGTTGTATTACATAATCAGCACTACACAACACACACAAGAAGAAAGGAATAAAAGCAGGCAATCTGTAACGTGCCATTGCTAAGTAGTGGGCTGTTGCAACCAGAAAAACCACCGTAGAAATTGAAAATATGAATAAAACAGTCTCTC
It contains:
- the guaA gene encoding glutamine-hydrolyzing GMP synthase; the encoded protein is MFEDKILILDFGSQYTQLIARRIRERHVYSEIFPFNAPFYKVKNFNPKGIILSGGPASVFDKDAHLIGKEIFSLGVPVLGICYGMQLMAHLLGGAVEKSDKKEYGKTELTVTDDTDLLFGLSKTSTVWMSHGDIVVKPPNGFTTMGQTQNSLYAAIADRCRKFYALQFHPEVVHTEEGGTIINNFLHNICNCAATWEMSSFIEWATGEIKSTVGGNKVICALSGGVDSSVVALLIHKAIGEQLTCIFVDNGLLRKGERQKVADTFQKHYHINLITVEASDRFLTKLAGVTEPEKKRKIIGNEFIKVFEEEANKIKGVDFLAQGTLYPDVIESVSFKGPSATIKSHHNVGGLPDVMKLKLVEPLRELFKDEVRLIGLELGLPEEICYRQPFPGPGLAIRCIGEITANRLHILREADAIVLEEVKRAGLYKDTWQSFAVLLPIKTVGVMGDERTYEHVIAIRAVNSVDGMTADWAKFPYDVLSNISNRIINEVKGVNRVVYDITSKPPGTIEWE
- a CDS encoding ferritin-like domain-containing protein; this encodes MASAELKKLINAAIARELQVSIQYMFQHIMIKGKRAKFISTEFRVIAMQEMLHAEKIAERLTYLGDVPVTAPDPVDITGTEQEMLQKNIREEEYAIALYKKIIKQANDEGDSTTRLLFEQILAEEELHHHTFQTLAGE